In Helianthus annuus cultivar XRQ/B chromosome 3, HanXRQr2.0-SUNRISE, whole genome shotgun sequence, a single window of DNA contains:
- the LOC110931841 gene encoding phospholipid scramblase 1-like, which translates to MSVRGGVRISTPQPSSGSHYPPLQEEEDPQMGGPTSPIPDVNSVPVVPPFGFDNPISAYAGSAAYKPFEQPAHTHYNYNYNYGYAEVGPYQVARDYNALHPEGPYGGPWTTGYPTYGYQHQPPPPPVYQPPQPQIIPPERQQEVLERLDRCEREIQTERRHNRGFFKGLSDLIKGKSKRRDY; encoded by the coding sequence atgtccgtgcgaggtggAGTTCGGATTAGTACTCCCCagccatcaagtggcagccactacccgccacttcaggaggaagaggaCCCGCAGATGGGTGGTCCAACAAGCCCTATACCAGATGTCAACTCAGTACCTGTGGTACCACCTTTTGGTTTCGATAACCCAATTTCTGCATATGCTGGGTCAGCGGCATACAAGCCCTTCGAGCAGCCGGCGCAcacccactacaactacaactacaactacggTTATGCAGAGGTAGGTCCGTATCAGGTAGCTCGGGATTACAATGCCCTTCACCCTGAAGGACCATACGGAGGGCCATGGACTACTGGttacccgacttatgggtaccagcatcaGCCACCTCCTCCACCGGTGTACCAGCCGCCACAACCACAGATAATTCCTCCAGAACGCCAGCAAGAAGTCCTTGAGAGACTAGACCGTTGTGAACGGGAAATTCAGACTGAGCGCAGACACAACAGAGGATTCTTCAAAGGACTATCAGATCTGATCAAGGGAAAGTCCAAAAGGAGGGACTATTGA